A window of Armatimonadota bacterium genomic DNA:
GAACGCCATGCACTCGATCGGCTTGGTGTGGCCGGTGTAGGTTCGTCTGAGCGCACCGTCAGAAAGGCTGAACACGCGGATCGAAAGGTCGGCGCAGGCCGCAGCGATAAAGGCGTTATCCGGCGAGATCGAAAGCGCGGTAACCGTCGAGAGAATCTGCCCGAAGGTGTGGATGACCGCGCCGGTCTCGGCATCACGGAGCTTGACCGTGGCGTCTGCCGAGCCCGACACGATGTACTTGCCGTCGTCAGACCATTGGACCGCGGTTACCGAGGCGCCGTGATCCTGCTTGCTGAAGATGACCTCGCCCTTACGCGCGTCAGCGACGGTCAGTGCATGGTGGACCGTCCCGGTGGCTAGGCGCTCACCGTTCGGCGAAACCGCCACGCAGGTCGCCCATTCGGCGGCGCTGTTGCGCCAAGACTCGGCGATTCGGTTGCGCAACCGGCAAACCGTAATCATGCTCTCGGCGGTACCGGCGGCGACCAGGCGCTCGTCGGGCAAGGCGCGGATCGTGGAAATCGTGCCCGATTCGAGCTTCACGCGGCGCTCTTGCTCGCCGGTCGCCGGGTTCCACCAAAGGATCTCGTTATCGAACGAGCTGGAGATGAGGGTGGAGGAATCCGGAGAGAAGCAGAGGGCATAGATGGGCGTTCGGTGAACGCCAAGACGGTGGCTCAGGCTCACGGCGACAGGCGCGCGCATACGGCGGCGGCCTGCCACTTCGGTCTGCCCCAGGCCGGCTTTGAGCATGGAATCGTACTCCGTGCGTCGATCAGGATCGATGAGCGTCCGGTAGGCCTCGTTGATTCGGGCCATGATATCCGTGCTGCCTGGTTCAGCGTTGAGATCCGGGTGGTACTTCCGGGCCAGTTTTCTGTATGCGCGGCGCAATGCCAGTACGTCGGCGGAAGCTTCCACCCCTAGCGTATCGTAATAACTTGCCAATGTCGGGGTGCTGCCTTTTGTCGTCGTTGACAACGTCGATTTTGGCATATGGGACCCCGTGATTCATAGCCTTTGGGACGGGGTTTTGCACGAGTTTTTTGTAAATTTGGACGAGGACCCGCGTCTAGTTTGCCGGCGTTGCCGGTTGGCGCTCAAAGAGCGCGTCCTTCAGCTCTCCGGGCTCAAGGGTCTTGACGTTTCCGCCCGCGAAGGCGACGATCGCGCGGCCCTTGGGCGTGACCTTCTTGGCCTTCTCGTCGACCAGAGCCGGGTCCCCGTGCCGGAAGTCCACATTCGGGTTGCCACGCCAGTATTTGGGAGGATCTACAAAGCCGAAATCGTAGCGGCGGCCGTTCCCCCCATCCAACCATGAGGCGAAATAGTAGATGCTGG
This region includes:
- a CDS encoding DnaJ domain-containing protein translates to MSTTTKGSTPTLASYYDTLGVEASADVLALRRAYRKLARKYHPDLNAEPGSTDIMARINEAYRTLIDPDRRTEYDSMLKAGLGQTEVAGRRRMRAPVAVSLSHRLGVHRTPIYALCFSPDSSTLISSSFDNEILWWNPATGEQERRVKLESGTISTIRALPDERLVAAGTAESMITVCRLRNRIAESWRNSAAEWATCVAVSPNGERLATGTVHHALTVADARKGEVIFSKQDHGASVTAVQWSDDGKYIVSGSADATVKLRDAETGAVIHTFGQILSTVTALSISPDNAFIAAACADLSIRVFSLSDGALRRTYTGHTKPIECMAFHPNGWLFATGSRDGNVGLWNAAEGLGQVHLEASIRPILAVAFSADGRNLASAGLDRTVRIWELRVK